In Thiothrix unzii, the sequence CCGGCGAGATAATCGGCGATTTAGTCGAGCCAGAACAGCGGTTGCTGGTAGCCAAAGGTGGCTGGCATGGCCTGGGTAACTTGCGGTACAAAAGCTCGGTCAATCGTGCGCCGCGTCAGTCCAAGCCGGGTACGCCGGGTGAATTGCGTGTATTGCGCATGGAGCTGAAATTGCTGGCGGATGTGGGCTTGCTGGGCTTGCCGAATGCAGGCAAATCGACGTTGATCAGTGCGGTGTCATCAGCACGTCCGAAAGTCGCGGATTACCCCTTTACTACCTTGTATCCCAATCTGGGCGTAATCCGTGTGGGTGTGACGCAAAGTTTCGTGATGGCGGATATTCCCGGTTTGATCGAAGGTGCAGCGGAAGGCGCAGGTCTGGGAATTCAGTTTTTACGGCATTTATCACGTACCAGTTTATTGCTGCATGTGGTTGATGTTGCGCCACTGGCAGAGGAAAATGAGCCAGTGCGTGCGGTAAAAACCATCGAAGCAGAGCTGGAAAAATACAGCGATGAATTGGCGAATTATCCGCGTTGGTTGGTGTTAAATAAAATTGACGTGTTGCCACCGGAAGAGCGTGAACCGCGCTGTCAGCAGGTGATCGACGGGCTGGGTTGGGAAGGGCGGGTGTTCCGCATTTCTGCCGCGACAGGTGAAGGCACGCAAGACCTGTGTTTCCAAATCATGCAATATCTGGACGAACATGCAGAACAGCAGAACTGAATTCATGCCAAAAACCCAGCGTTGGGTGGTAAAGATTGGCAGTGCGTTGTTGACTCGTGACGGCGAAGGGCTGGATCGCGAAGCCTTGGCAGATTGGGCGGGGCAAATGGCTCGCTTGCTGCAATCAGGTGTGGAAATCGTGTTGGTGTCATCGGGCGCGGTTGCCGAGGGCATGAGCCGTATGGGCTGGAAAACTAAGCCGAAAGCGTTGTTTGAAAAACAGGCTGCGGCGGCTATCGGGCAGATGAGCCTGATTCATGCGTATGAAGTGGTGTTTCAGCAGCACGGCTTTCACGCGGCACAAGTGCTGTTGACTCATGATGATTTGGCGAGTCGCCGCCGCTACTTGAATGCGCGTAGCACCTTGACGACCTTGATTGATTTGAAAGTGATTCCGGTGATCAATGAAAATGACACGGTGGCTTTCGAGGAAATCCGTCTAGGCGACAATGACACGCTGGGTGCGATGGTGGCAAATTTGGTGGAAGCCGATGTGTTGGTGATTTTAACCGACCAGTCCGGTTTGTATGACAAAGACCCACGTAAGTGTGCTGATGCGCAATTAATCACTGAAGGTCGTGCTAATAATCCCGATTATGTGGAATTCGCGGGCGGGGCAGGAACCTTAATTGGCAGCGGCGGAATGCGTACCAAAGTATTGGCAGCGCAACGCGCCTCGCGTTCCGGTTGTGCGACAGTGATTGCTTCCGGGCGTGAACCGCAGGTGCTGGAGCGGTTACGCACGGGTGAGTTGTTGGGCACGTTGTTATTGCCGGATGCTGCACCGATTGCGGCGCGTAAACAATGGATTGCAGGGCAATTAGCAGCAAAGGGTTCGTTGTGGTTAGATGAGGGCGCGACACAGGCTATTTTAAACACGGGCAAGAGTTTGTTGCCGGTTGGGGTAGTGCGTGTGGAAGGTGTGTTTGAGCGCGGCGAAGTCGTGAGCTGTTTAGCGGCGGATGGGCGGTTAATTGCCAAGGGTCTGGTGAATTATTCCAGCGAAGAAGCGGATCGGATTAAGCGTTACCCCAGTAAATCCATTGAACAAGTGCTGGGTTATGTGGATGCCCCTGAGTTGATTCACCGCGATAATTTAGTGCTGTTGTAGGCGAAAACGTGCTTTAGTCGGATTTTATTGTGGTTTGCGCTGGGGCTGCTGTATGTTTGCCCCATGTATGAAAGAGGGTGTCGGTATGGATAGCGAACGCTATAACATTGAGGTTTCCGTAGAAAGCCAATACATCGAAAAGGAATCTGATCCTGAGCAGAGTCGCTATGTATTTGCGTATACCGTAACCATTGTGAACCAAGGTTCGGTTTCAGCACGATTGTTGACGCGCCATTGGATTATTTCAGATGCTGATGGTAATACCCAAGAAGTGCGCGGTGATGGTGTTATCGGTGAGCAGCCGTATTTACAAGCCGGTGAAGGTTTCCGTTACACCAGTGGTACGATTTTGGATACGCCCTTGGGTGTTATGCGCGGTACTTACCAAATGTTAGCGGATGATGGGCAGCGTTTTGATGCGACTATTCCGCCTTTTCGTTTAGCAAATCCGCGCTTATTGCACTGATTCCGGCAAGTGGTTCGTGCACGGTGTGCACGAACCGGGTTGCGGTATCACAATCCTTATGAATCCCCGCGAAACAGGGGTGTTGTCAGTGACATCCTCCGTTGAGTGTAGAATAAAAACCAAAGAAAGCAATTTTGCCCGTTTGTCTGAGATGTTGGACAGTTCTTCTGGGGCGGCCTATATTGCTGTTATCTAAATGATTGTTGGGTGTCAGCCAAAAAATTTTATGTTTATCGGTGCATCTAATGCTGATTAGTCAATAATAAAACAATAAGTGGTAGCCATGAGTCATCCCGAAAAGTCCAACAGCATGAAGCATTTGTTAGCGTTGCCGTTTCTTTGCGGTGCGGCGTTGCATTGCACTACCGCCGAAGCGGCAATTTACACCTATGTTGATAAAGAAGGCACGCGCTGGTTAACCAATACGCCTAAAAAAGGCAAGCAATACAAGCTGGTTGCTAAATACGGTGCGCCACAGAAACCACGTCCTCCCGTACAGTCCGCCCCGATGCCTGTCGCAGCCCGCAGTTACGCGCCCGGTAATGTGCCGGTAGCCGCGACGATTCCGCGTCACCATTGTGGCGGGCAAAGTGCCGCACAGTTAGAGCGTAAATTTACTCCGCATATGGGTTCGGTACAGATGTTTGCCCGTCAATACGGGGTCGATGAAAAACTGGTTCGTGCGGTGATGAAGCAAGAATCCTGCTTTAATGCCAGTGCGCGTTCCAGCGCGGGCGCGATGGGCTTGATGCAGCTTATGCCGGGAACGGCGGACCAATTGGGTGTCGCTAATGCGTGGGATCCGCACCAAAATATTCAGGGTGGGGTGAAATACCTCGCACAAATGTTGCGCGAATTTAACGGCGATAAGCAATTGGCATTGGCAGCTTACAATGCAGGCCCCGGTGCAGTGCGCAAATACAATGGTGTTCCGCCTTACCGCGAAACCCGTAATTATGTCGCAAAAATCATGGCGGAATACAATCACACGCAGGGTGCACCTCAGCAAGTGGCAACCGTTGCAACGGGTTATCAGCGCAGTGCGCGAGTAGCGTCTGGGGCAGGTCGTGGCTACGGTTGGGCACGACCGTCGCAGGAATTCAGCGTATTTCGTGGTTTAGATCCGAGTAAGGGCTGATCTTCGTGTTTTCAACCTCTGGCAAGCTGTTGCGTCGACGTGTATCCTTCCATATTTAGTTTTTGACCTGTGGAGATGAGCGATGTCGATGTCTGACCGCGATGGCCTGATCTGGCTGGACGGCGAAATGGTGCCTTGGCGCGAAGCCAAAACCCACGTCTTAACCCATACCCTGCACTATGGCATGGGCGTTTTTGAAGGCGTGCGGGCGTATAAGACTGACCAAGGCACGGCAATTTTCCGCTTGCAAGATCATACCAACCGCCTGTTTAATTCCGCAAAAATCATGCGGATGCCAATGCCTTATAGCAAAGAGCAACTCAACGACGCGCAACGTGCCGCCGTGCGTGAAAATAATCTGGATTCCGCCTACATCCGCCCGATGTGTTTCTACGGGTCGGAAGGCATGGGCTTGCGTGCTGATAATCTGGAAACCCATGCAATGGTCGCCGCGTGGACATGGGGTTCTTACCTCGGCGCGGAAAACATGGAAAAAGGTATCCGCATCAAGACCTCTTCTTTCAACCGCCATCACGTCAATGTCACCATGTGCAAGGCGAAGGCCAACGGCAACTACATGAACTCCATGCTGGCGTTGCGTGAAGCGTTAGACGACGGTTATGACGAAGCATTAGTGCTGGACGTGGACGGTTTTGTGTCCGAAGGTAGTGCAGAAAACTTCTTCTTGGTCAAAGATGGCATTATTTATACCCCAGATCTGACCTCAGCACTGGATGGGATTACCCGTAAAACCGTGATCACCCTGGCGCGTGACTTGGGCTTTGAAGTCCGTGAAAAGCGCATTACCCGTGACGAAGTGTATGTGGCGGATGAAGCGTTCTTCACTGGAACCGCAGCGGAAGTTACCCCGATTCGTGAACTTGATCGTCGCGCTATTGGTTTAGGTACACGCGGCCCGATTACTGAGCAATTGCAAACTTTGTACTTGGATATTGTGCACGGTCGTTCTGAAAAATACCGCGACTGGCTGACCCTTGTTTAACAGATTATGTGGGAGGCTGTATGTCTGCACCGAGCATTGCTGATTACAAACGTTTGAATGACACCCGCGAAGTGGTGGTGAAGCGTCAGGACTTACCCTTGAGTTGCCCCACCGATGCGACGGCGTTGTGGTGTTCACACCCACGTGTGTCGTTGGCGATTGATACGAGTGCGGATAAAACGGCTCGTTGCCCTTATTGCGGTACGCTTTACCGTTTGATCGATTAACGCAATGGCGTTTTCCCCCCAACGTTGCCTGATCGTCGGCCCTTCGTGGGTCGGCGATATGGTGATGGCACAAAGCCTGTTCATGGCATTGAAAGACCGTTTCCCCGATTTGCAAATTGATGTGCTTGCGCCCGCGTGGAGCAAGCCGATATTGGCGGCAATGCCCGAAGTCCGTTCTGCCATTGAAATGCCGTTACAGCACGGCGAATTGGCATTGGGTAAGCGTTACCAACTCGGCAAAGTCTTGCGGGCGAATGCGTATGATTGGGCAATTGTATTACCGCGTTCGCTGAAAGCCGCGCTTGTGCCGTTCTGGGCAAACATTCCGGTGCGCACGGGGTTTAAGGGGGAAATGCGTTACGGCTTGCTGAATGATATTCGTCCTATGGATAAAACCGTGTTGACGATGACGGTGCAGCGGTTTGTGGCGTTAGGGTTGGCGAAGGATGCTACCTTGCCGCCGGAAATTCAGCAGCCGCGTTTGGTGGTGGAAAGAAACCCCTCTTCATCCCCAACCTCTCCCACGCTTGCCCTCAGCCCCGGTGCAGAATACGGTGGAGCTAAACGTTGGCCTGCCGAGTATTACGCCGCAGTTGCCCTGCATTACATCGCGCAAGGCGGGCAAGTGATCCTACTTGGCTCTGCTAAAGATACGCCCGTCACTGCGCAAATCGCCGCCGCTGTAAATTCCCCCGCTTGCCAAGACCTTGCAGGCAAAACCAGCATTCAGGAGGTGTTGGTATTACTCGCACAGGCCGATCAGGTGGTCAGCAATGACTCTGGCTTGATGCACGTTGCTGCCGCACTCGGCACACCCGTGATTGCCGTTTACGGCTCTTCTGACCCCACCTATACCCCGCCTTTAAGTGACAAAGCGCAAATCCTCTACCTTGGGTTGTCGTGCAGCCCGTGTTTCAAGCGCGAATGCCCGTTAGGGCATCTTGATTGCCTGAAAAAGATTGAACCACAACAGGTCATTTCTCACCTATAAGCATGATTTTGCAGACAGATCGTGTATGCTGTCATGCACAATGATGAGTCTGAAAAAGGAGTGTTTATGTTGCGTTGGTTCTTCGGTTTGTCGCTGCACATGCGTATTGCGATTATTCTTGCCCCCCTCTTGTCGATTGGTGGCTACGGCATGATGGATCTGTGGATGAATAAAGATGCACCTAAAAAAGAAAATCACGTTGCAATGCAGCAATTACTTGTCGAAGGTCAATGCTTGTTGGCAACAAACCAGTGTAAGCTCAAACACGACGCAATGCAGGTATCCATGACGCGAGTTGATGCGGGAAAAACAGGTGTAGTGCGGCTTGAAATAACTCCCAGTGTGCATATTCGTGGCGCACAAATGGCGTTAGTGCAAGCCGGTGTTGAGCATCAGGTTGTGGTAGAGCCGATGAAAAATGGTGAGGTTTGGTTCGCAGAGTTTCCAGAATCTTTGTTGAACCCTTCACCGTCAGCGTTGCGAATTGCACTGGCTCAGTTTGGGCGTGTGTCATTTGCCGAAATTCCGGCACAATTTTGAAGGTTAACTGCTGATGGATGTTGAACAGCTTGCAATCTGTGATTTTTTGGCGAAATGCCCACCACTAACTGATTTATCCGCTGATGTCCGCGAGGAAGTTGCGACGGTTTTGCAGGTGATGCGTTTTCGCAAGGGCGAGGAAATTCTGACGATCGGTGCGGATAATGCGTTTGCGTATTTGATTCGTGCTGGTGCGGTGGATGTCTTGCTGGAAAACGGCGACTGGTACGGGCGTTTCGGTGATAGTGATTGGGTTGGATATCGTTCTGTTATGCGCGGTGGCAAAGTCAGCATGACGGTACAGGCGATTGAAGACACGGTGTTGTATGCCGTGCCCGGTGCATTATTTTTGGATTTGATCGCGCGTTTTGAGCGCGTGCAGCAGTATTTTGCAGAGCGTAAGCCCGAACGTTTGCGTATCGCCTTGAAAGAAATTCGCGGTAATGATGGTTTGGCATTGGTAGCGATGCATGTGCGCGACTTGATGAAATTGCCAATGCTGGTGGGTAAAACCGAGAGTATTCAGCAAGTTGCTTGCCAAATGAACGATTACAATGCACAGGCGGCGATTGTGACGGAAGCCGATGGCAGTTTGTGCGGCATTGTCACAGATGTGGATTTCCGTAAGCGTGTGATTGCTGAAGGGCGTAGTACCAGCGCACCGATTGCCGATATTATGACCCTGAATCCGTTAACATTAGCTCCGCGTGATCAGGCATCGG encodes:
- the cgtA gene encoding Obg family GTPase CgtA, whose product is MQFVDEVVIRVKAGDGGNGCVSFRREKYIEFGGPNGGDGGDGGDVYLVAERNLNTLIDFRQQRYYEAQRGENGAGNNMTGKRGDDQEIRVPVGTVAYDEETGEIIGDLVEPEQRLLVAKGGWHGLGNLRYKSSVNRAPRQSKPGTPGELRVLRMELKLLADVGLLGLPNAGKSTLISAVSSARPKVADYPFTTLYPNLGVIRVGVTQSFVMADIPGLIEGAAEGAGLGIQFLRHLSRTSLLLHVVDVAPLAEENEPVRAVKTIEAELEKYSDELANYPRWLVLNKIDVLPPEEREPRCQQVIDGLGWEGRVFRISAATGEGTQDLCFQIMQYLDEHAEQQN
- the proB gene encoding glutamate 5-kinase; translated protein: MPKTQRWVVKIGSALLTRDGEGLDREALADWAGQMARLLQSGVEIVLVSSGAVAEGMSRMGWKTKPKALFEKQAAAAIGQMSLIHAYEVVFQQHGFHAAQVLLTHDDLASRRRYLNARSTLTTLIDLKVIPVINENDTVAFEEIRLGDNDTLGAMVANLVEADVLVILTDQSGLYDKDPRKCADAQLITEGRANNPDYVEFAGGAGTLIGSGGMRTKVLAAQRASRSGCATVIASGREPQVLERLRTGELLGTLLLPDAAPIAARKQWIAGQLAAKGSLWLDEGATQAILNTGKSLLPVGVVRVEGVFERGEVVSCLAADGRLIAKGLVNYSSEEADRIKRYPSKSIEQVLGYVDAPELIHRDNLVLL
- the apaG gene encoding Co2+/Mg2+ efflux protein ApaG, whose translation is MFAPCMKEGVGMDSERYNIEVSVESQYIEKESDPEQSRYVFAYTVTIVNQGSVSARLLTRHWIISDADGNTQEVRGDGVIGEQPYLQAGEGFRYTSGTILDTPLGVMRGTYQMLADDGQRFDATIPPFRLANPRLLH
- a CDS encoding lytic transglycosylase domain-containing protein is translated as MSHPEKSNSMKHLLALPFLCGAALHCTTAEAAIYTYVDKEGTRWLTNTPKKGKQYKLVAKYGAPQKPRPPVQSAPMPVAARSYAPGNVPVAATIPRHHCGGQSAAQLERKFTPHMGSVQMFARQYGVDEKLVRAVMKQESCFNASARSSAGAMGLMQLMPGTADQLGVANAWDPHQNIQGGVKYLAQMLREFNGDKQLALAAYNAGPGAVRKYNGVPPYRETRNYVAKIMAEYNHTQGAPQQVATVATGYQRSARVASGAGRGYGWARPSQEFSVFRGLDPSKG
- a CDS encoding branched-chain amino acid transaminase, with translation MSMSDRDGLIWLDGEMVPWREAKTHVLTHTLHYGMGVFEGVRAYKTDQGTAIFRLQDHTNRLFNSAKIMRMPMPYSKEQLNDAQRAAVRENNLDSAYIRPMCFYGSEGMGLRADNLETHAMVAAWTWGSYLGAENMEKGIRIKTSSFNRHHVNVTMCKAKANGNYMNSMLALREALDDGYDEALVLDVDGFVSEGSAENFFLVKDGIIYTPDLTSALDGITRKTVITLARDLGFEVREKRITRDEVYVADEAFFTGTAAEVTPIRELDRRAIGLGTRGPITEQLQTLYLDIVHGRSEKYRDWLTLV
- a CDS encoding zinc-finger domain-containing protein; this encodes MSAPSIADYKRLNDTREVVVKRQDLPLSCPTDATALWCSHPRVSLAIDTSADKTARCPYCGTLYRLID
- the waaF gene encoding lipopolysaccharide heptosyltransferase II; protein product: MAFSPQRCLIVGPSWVGDMVMAQSLFMALKDRFPDLQIDVLAPAWSKPILAAMPEVRSAIEMPLQHGELALGKRYQLGKVLRANAYDWAIVLPRSLKAALVPFWANIPVRTGFKGEMRYGLLNDIRPMDKTVLTMTVQRFVALGLAKDATLPPEIQQPRLVVERNPSSSPTSPTLALSPGAEYGGAKRWPAEYYAAVALHYIAQGGQVILLGSAKDTPVTAQIAAAVNSPACQDLAGKTSIQEVLVLLAQADQVVSNDSGLMHVAAALGTPVIAVYGSSDPTYTPPLSDKAQILYLGLSCSPCFKRECPLGHLDCLKKIEPQQVISHL